In one window of Hemicordylus capensis ecotype Gifberg chromosome 10, rHemCap1.1.pri, whole genome shotgun sequence DNA:
- the BNIP2 gene encoding BCL2/adenovirus E1B 19 kDa protein-interacting protein 2 isoform X1 encodes MEGVELKEEWQDEDFPRPLPEDDHVEDMSDPAGQGDQPEVNGNKVKKKLMAPNINLTLDQSEESIVSDLDESGDIDLDDMNTPSENSNEFEWEDDLPKPKTTDVIRKGSLPEYAASEEKEEERRWRLFRIGEQDHRVDMKAIEPYKKVISHGGYYGDGLNAIVVFAVCFMPESSQPNYRYLMDNLFKFVIGTLELLVAENYMIVYLNGATTRRKMPSLGWLRKCYQQIDRRLRKNLKSLIIVHPSWFIRTLLAITKPFISSKFSQKIRYVFTLAELAELLPMEYVAIPECIKQYEEEKFKKKAKRIDQELNGKQEQKTEQ; translated from the exons ATGGAAGGAGTTGAGCTCAAAGAAGAGTGGCAAGATGAAGACTTTCCAAG ACCTCTGCCAGAGGATGACCATGTTGAAGATATGTCAGATCCAGCTGGACAAGGCGACCAACCTG AAGTGAATGGCAACAAGGTTAAGAAGAAACTAATGGCTCCAAATATAAACTTAACCCTGGATCAGAGTGAGGAATCCATTGTGTCTGACTTAGATGAGAGCGGTGATATTGATCTGGATGATATGAACACACCGTCTGAAAACAGTAATGAGTTTGAATGGGAAG atgacctcCCAAAGCCCAAAACTACTGATGTTATTAGAAAAGGATCGCTTCCAGAATACGCAGCATCggaggaaaaagaggaggaaCGTCGGTGGCGTCTCTTCCGGATTGGAGAACAAGACCACAGGGTAGACATGAAGGCAATTGAGCCCTACAAGAAAGTCATCAGTCATGGAG gtTACTATGGTGATGGGTTAAATGCAATTGTTGTCTTTGCAGTTTGCTTCATGCCAGAAAGCAGCCAGCCAAACTACAGATACTTAATGGATAATCTGTTTAA GTTTGTTATCGGAACACTAGAGCTCTTAGTAGCTGAGAACTACATGATCGTTTACCTGAATGGTGCTACAACGCGGAGGAAGATGCCGAGTCTCGGCTGGCTCCGGAAGTGCTATCAACAGATCGATAGGCG GTTAAGGAAAAATCTGAAATCCTTAATCATAGTTCACCCTTCCTGGTTCATTAGAACACTTCTGGCAATCACAAAGCCTTTTATTAG CTCAAAATTCAGCCAAAAAATCAGATACGTCTTTACTCTGGCAGAACTAGCCGAACTCCTCCCCATGGAATATGTTGCTATCCCAGAGTGCATAAAACA gtatgaagaagaaaaatttaaaaagaaagccaaAAG
- the BNIP2 gene encoding BCL2/adenovirus E1B 19 kDa protein-interacting protein 2 isoform X2: MEGVELKEEWQDEDFPRPLPEDDHVEDMSDPAGQGDQPEVNGNKVKKKLMAPNINLTLDQSEESIVSDLDESGDIDLDDMNTPSENSNEFEWEDDLPKPKTTDVIRKGSLPEYAASEEKEEERRWRLFRIGEQDHRVDMKAIEPYKKVISHGGYYGDGLNAIVVFAVCFMPESSQPNYRYLMDNLFKFVIGTLELLVAENYMIVYLNGATTRRKMPSLGWLRKCYQQIDRRLRKNLKSLIIVHPSWFIRTLLAITKPFISSKFSQKIRYVFTLAELAELLPMEYVAIPECIKQIDQELNGKQEQKTEQ; the protein is encoded by the exons ATGGAAGGAGTTGAGCTCAAAGAAGAGTGGCAAGATGAAGACTTTCCAAG ACCTCTGCCAGAGGATGACCATGTTGAAGATATGTCAGATCCAGCTGGACAAGGCGACCAACCTG AAGTGAATGGCAACAAGGTTAAGAAGAAACTAATGGCTCCAAATATAAACTTAACCCTGGATCAGAGTGAGGAATCCATTGTGTCTGACTTAGATGAGAGCGGTGATATTGATCTGGATGATATGAACACACCGTCTGAAAACAGTAATGAGTTTGAATGGGAAG atgacctcCCAAAGCCCAAAACTACTGATGTTATTAGAAAAGGATCGCTTCCAGAATACGCAGCATCggaggaaaaagaggaggaaCGTCGGTGGCGTCTCTTCCGGATTGGAGAACAAGACCACAGGGTAGACATGAAGGCAATTGAGCCCTACAAGAAAGTCATCAGTCATGGAG gtTACTATGGTGATGGGTTAAATGCAATTGTTGTCTTTGCAGTTTGCTTCATGCCAGAAAGCAGCCAGCCAAACTACAGATACTTAATGGATAATCTGTTTAA GTTTGTTATCGGAACACTAGAGCTCTTAGTAGCTGAGAACTACATGATCGTTTACCTGAATGGTGCTACAACGCGGAGGAAGATGCCGAGTCTCGGCTGGCTCCGGAAGTGCTATCAACAGATCGATAGGCG GTTAAGGAAAAATCTGAAATCCTTAATCATAGTTCACCCTTCCTGGTTCATTAGAACACTTCTGGCAATCACAAAGCCTTTTATTAG CTCAAAATTCAGCCAAAAAATCAGATACGTCTTTACTCTGGCAGAACTAGCCGAACTCCTCCCCATGGAATATGTTGCTATCCCAGAGTGCATAAAACA